A DNA window from Microcystis aeruginosa NIES-843 contains the following coding sequences:
- a CDS encoding ImmA/IrrE family metallo-endopeptidase — protein sequence MGEKLTGVNPKIIQWARERARYSLESVAVKFKKDVSVIEKWESGEDFPTYSQLEKLAEIYKRPLALFFFPEPPLEAEEKQEFRTLPDFEIENLAADTIYALRQAKAMQLSLQEINNGINPSTKKIFQDIAVSSSDDLRRLAEQIRNYLNVTLEEQLTWNDQETALKKWRSAVEEAGIFIFKRSFKQREISGFCLIDIEFPIIYLNNSTEKSRQIFTIFHELAHILLQTNGITKSDDRYINSLQGANKSIEIFCNKFAAEFLLPNHVFSEIIRETVVNVNDNDKIISKISSDYKVSREVVLRKLLDNNLISQKEYTLKVNEWYSEQVGKSQDKNKKSGGNPYANQATYLGENYLKLVFNKYYQGQYDIERVADYLNIKKVATVEKLEQYLLDKGLF from the coding sequence ATGGGCGAGAAACTGACAGGCGTTAATCCCAAGATAATCCAATGGGCAAGAGAAAGGGCGAGATATTCTCTTGAGTCTGTGGCGGTCAAGTTTAAAAAAGATGTTTCTGTTATCGAGAAATGGGAGTCAGGAGAGGACTTTCCTACCTATAGTCAATTGGAAAAGTTAGCAGAAATATATAAACGTCCTCTCGCTTTATTCTTTTTCCCAGAACCTCCCCTAGAAGCGGAGGAAAAACAAGAATTTAGAACTTTGCCAGACTTTGAAATCGAAAACCTGGCCGCCGATACTATCTATGCTTTACGACAAGCAAAAGCGATGCAATTGTCGCTACAGGAAATTAATAATGGTATTAATCCTAGTACCAAGAAAATCTTTCAGGATATTGCGGTTAGTTCTAGTGATGATTTAAGGAGATTAGCCGAACAGATCAGAAATTATTTAAACGTTACTCTAGAAGAACAACTGACCTGGAATGATCAGGAAACTGCCTTAAAAAAATGGCGTAGTGCCGTGGAAGAAGCTGGTATTTTTATTTTTAAGCGTTCTTTTAAGCAGCGAGAAATTTCGGGATTTTGCTTGATAGATATTGAATTTCCGATCATCTATCTTAATAATAGCACGGAAAAATCTAGACAAATATTTACCATTTTTCATGAATTAGCACATATTCTTTTGCAGACTAATGGAATTACTAAGTCTGACGATAGATATATTAATAGTTTGCAGGGAGCAAATAAAAGTATCGAGATATTTTGTAATAAATTTGCTGCGGAGTTTTTGCTTCCTAATCATGTCTTTTCTGAGATAATTAGAGAAACAGTAGTTAACGTTAACGATAACGATAAAATTATCTCGAAAATTTCCAGTGATTATAAGGTTAGTCGAGAAGTAGTTTTACGAAAACTATTAGATAATAACTTAATCTCCCAGAAAGAATATACTCTTAAAGTAAACGAGTGGTACAGTGAGCAGGTGGGAAAAAGTCAGGACAAAAATAAAAAATCTGGAGGTAATCCCTATGCTAATCAGGCGACATATTTGGGAGAAAATTACCTAAAACTGGTGTTCAATAAATACTATCAAGGCCAATACGATATTGAGCGCGTTGCTGATTATCTAAACATTAAAAAAGTTGCTACGGTGGAAAAACTTGAACAATATTTATTAGACAAAGGACTGTTTTGA
- the ahcY gene encoding adenosylhomocysteinase produces MVATPVQQKYDIKDISLAPIGKQRIEWAGREMPVLRQLAERYAIEKPFAGLRLVACCHVTTETANLAIALKAGGADALLIASNPLSTQDDVAACLVADYGIPVYAIKGEDNDTYHRHVQIALDHKPQIIIDDGCDVVATLVKERSHQLPDIIGTTEETTTGIVRLQAMLKAGVLSFPAMNVNDAETKHFFDNRYGTGQSTLDGIIRATNILLAGKTVVVAGYGWCGKGVAMRAKGLGSNVIVTEINAVRAIEAAMDGFRVMPMDEAAKEGDIFITVTGNKHVIRAEHFDLMKDGAIVSNSGHFDIEIDLQALGAKADNVKEVRNFTQQYRLKSGKSVVVIGEGRLVNLAAAEGHPSAVMDMSFANQAIGVEYLVKNKGKLAPGIYSIPYELDQEIARLKLQAMGIEIDTLTEAQLEYINSWTSGT; encoded by the coding sequence ATGGTAGCAACACCAGTTCAACAGAAATACGACATCAAAGATATTAGTTTAGCCCCCATCGGCAAACAGCGCATCGAATGGGCCGGTCGGGAAATGCCAGTTTTGCGTCAATTAGCCGAACGTTACGCCATCGAAAAACCCTTTGCCGGACTGCGTTTAGTCGCTTGCTGTCACGTTACCACCGAGACCGCTAATTTAGCCATCGCACTAAAAGCTGGTGGCGCTGATGCGTTACTAATTGCCAGCAATCCCCTTTCCACCCAAGATGATGTGGCCGCTTGTTTAGTCGCTGATTACGGCATCCCCGTTTATGCAATCAAAGGGGAAGATAACGACACCTATCACCGTCACGTTCAAATCGCCCTCGATCACAAACCCCAGATTATCATCGATGATGGTTGTGATGTAGTGGCCACCCTAGTTAAAGAAAGAAGTCACCAATTACCCGACATTATCGGTACTACCGAAGAAACTACCACCGGCATCGTCCGTTTGCAAGCCATGCTCAAAGCTGGGGTGTTATCCTTCCCGGCAATGAACGTTAACGACGCAGAAACCAAGCATTTCTTTGATAATCGCTACGGTACAGGTCAATCTACCCTTGATGGTATCATTCGCGCCACCAATATCCTCCTCGCCGGTAAAACCGTGGTTGTCGCTGGTTATGGTTGGTGTGGTAAAGGTGTCGCTATGCGGGCCAAAGGTTTAGGCTCTAATGTAATTGTCACCGAAATTAACGCCGTGCGTGCCATTGAAGCGGCGATGGACGGTTTCCGGGTTATGCCCATGGATGAAGCCGCTAAAGAAGGCGATATCTTCATCACCGTTACCGGTAACAAGCACGTTATCCGGGCCGAACATTTTGACCTGATGAAAGATGGGGCGATTGTTTCCAACTCCGGTCACTTTGATATTGAAATCGACCTGCAAGCTTTAGGCGCAAAAGCCGATAATGTCAAGGAAGTTCGCAACTTTACCCAACAATATAGACTAAAAAGCGGTAAATCCGTCGTTGTTATCGGGGAAGGTCGCCTAGTTAACCTGGCAGCCGCCGAAGGTCATCCTAGCGCCGTTATGGATATGAGTTTCGCTAACCAAGCGATCGGTGTAGAATACTTGGTTAAAAATAAAGGTAAATTAGCCCCCGGCATCTACTCAATTCCCTACGAATTAGACCAAGAAATCGCCCGCTTGAAACTGCAAGCCATGGGTATTGAAATCGATACTCTCACCGAAGCCCAATTAGAATATATCAACTCCTGGACTTCCGGAACCTAA
- a CDS encoding DUF4411 family protein codes for MVYIFDTSSFKVLGNYFPKSFPTVWQKIDLLVSEGKLKSVREVLKEVEYGNNKQFVLDWIDSNKQIFLPPTAQETLFKWVGGIKYKMNVGWVEA; via the coding sequence ATGGTTTACATTTTTGACACAAGTAGTTTTAAGGTTTTAGGAAACTATTTTCCCAAAAGTTTTCCCACCGTTTGGCAAAAAATCGATTTGCTTGTGTCAGAAGGTAAACTAAAATCAGTACGCGAAGTGCTTAAAGAAGTAGAATATGGCAATAATAAACAATTTGTTTTAGATTGGATAGACTCCAATAAACAAATATTTTTACCACCCACTGCTCAGGAAACTTTATTTAAGTGGGTGGGTGGAATTAAATATAAGATGAACGTAGGTTGGGTTGAAGCATGA